In Actinomyces radicidentis, one genomic interval encodes:
- a CDS encoding nitrite reductase (NAD(P)H) small subunit, which yields MTAPTTTYTYATPTADGLVNVCALTDLGVERGAGALVGPHQVAVFRLSDDSVRVVQLHDPYAGANVLSRGIVGTHWLPGETEGEGTEVLILTSPIYKQVWNLDTGAVIDTAGRGEHPIAVFTAQVSDGRVLVDPEPTIEPDLGSDH from the coding sequence ATGACCGCCCCCACGACGACCTACACCTACGCCACGCCGACCGCCGACGGCCTCGTCAACGTCTGCGCCCTCACCGACCTCGGCGTCGAGCGCGGCGCCGGGGCCCTCGTCGGACCCCACCAGGTGGCCGTCTTCCGGCTCTCCGACGACTCGGTCCGCGTCGTCCAGCTCCACGACCCCTACGCGGGCGCCAACGTGCTCTCCCGCGGGATCGTCGGCACCCACTGGCTGCCCGGCGAGACCGAGGGCGAGGGCACGGAGGTCCTCATCCTCACCTCGCCGATCTACAAGCAGGTCTGGAACCTCGACACCGGCGCCGTCATCGACACCGCCGGCCGAGGAGAGCACCCGATCGCCGTCTTCACCGCGCAGGTGAGCGACGGCCGGGTCCTCGTCGACCCCGAGCCCACCATCGAGCCGGACCTCGGCTCGGACCACTGA
- a CDS encoding NAD(P)/FAD-dependent oxidoreductase, with protein sequence MTRKNAIALTTAGLTAAGAALALASRPAHRHVPAVSSEFGGTRPPRVVIVGGGYVGFCTARALRARLDTDEVEIAVVDPRPYMTYQPFLPEVAAGSIDPRHVIASHRRNLEGVTVLTGSVTGIDHAARTLTITPPVPESTHEVPEPYELSYDHIVLALGAEARTLPIPGLAEQAMGFKNVEEALALRNRVLTRIEDAASTWDAERRRRLLTFVFVGGGFAGVEAIAELEDMARAEVTRMPSVDQEDVRFILVEGSRRILPELTEELSGYGLEQLRERGIDVRLNTFLNSCVDGHVVLSDGTELDADTIVWTAGVKAAPVLADSDLPIEGRGRVTTLATLQVARDGEVVENAWAAGDNAAVPDLTSEDADATCAPTAQHAVRQAKVLADNLAAVLTADGAAPALTSYEHENMGTVASLGISKGVAHIMGVNLRGFAAWTAHRGYHVYAMPTLERKTRIMMDWFAAVVFGRDLASFGSVAEPGAAFAKAASNDARLAERHRAAQQG encoded by the coding sequence ATGACTCGCAAGAACGCCATCGCCCTCACGACCGCCGGCCTCACCGCCGCCGGCGCCGCGCTCGCCCTGGCGTCGCGCCCCGCCCACCGCCACGTGCCCGCCGTGTCCTCCGAGTTCGGCGGCACCCGGCCCCCGCGCGTCGTCATCGTCGGCGGCGGCTACGTCGGCTTCTGCACGGCCCGCGCCCTGCGCGCCCGCCTCGACACCGACGAGGTCGAGATCGCCGTCGTCGACCCGCGGCCCTACATGACCTACCAGCCCTTCCTGCCCGAGGTCGCCGCCGGCTCCATCGACCCGCGCCACGTCATCGCCTCGCACCGCCGCAACCTCGAGGGCGTCACCGTCCTCACCGGCTCCGTCACCGGCATCGACCACGCCGCGCGCACCCTCACCATCACGCCGCCCGTCCCCGAGTCCACGCACGAGGTCCCCGAGCCCTACGAGCTCAGCTACGACCACATCGTCCTCGCCCTCGGCGCCGAGGCCCGTACCCTGCCGATCCCGGGACTGGCCGAGCAGGCCATGGGCTTCAAGAACGTCGAGGAGGCCCTCGCCCTGCGCAACCGCGTCCTCACCCGCATCGAGGACGCGGCCTCCACCTGGGACGCCGAGCGCCGTCGCCGCCTCCTCACCTTCGTCTTCGTCGGAGGCGGCTTCGCCGGCGTCGAGGCCATCGCCGAGCTCGAGGACATGGCCCGCGCCGAGGTCACCAGGATGCCCTCGGTCGACCAGGAGGACGTCCGCTTCATCCTCGTTGAGGGCTCGCGCCGCATCCTGCCCGAGCTCACCGAGGAGCTCTCCGGCTACGGCCTCGAGCAGCTGCGCGAGCGCGGCATCGACGTCCGCCTCAACACCTTCCTCAACTCCTGCGTCGACGGGCACGTCGTCCTCTCCGACGGCACCGAGCTCGACGCCGACACCATCGTGTGGACCGCCGGCGTCAAGGCTGCCCCCGTCCTCGCCGACTCCGACCTGCCCATCGAGGGCCGCGGCCGCGTCACCACGCTCGCCACCCTCCAGGTCGCCCGCGACGGCGAGGTCGTCGAGAACGCCTGGGCCGCCGGCGACAACGCCGCCGTCCCGGACCTCACGAGCGAGGACGCCGACGCCACCTGCGCCCCGACCGCCCAGCACGCCGTGCGCCAGGCGAAGGTCCTCGCCGACAACCTCGCCGCCGTCCTCACCGCCGACGGCGCCGCCCCGGCGCTGACGAGCTACGAGCACGAGAACATGGGGACGGTCGCCTCCCTCGGCATCTCCAAGGGCGTCGCCCACATCATGGGCGTCAACCTGCGCGGCTTCGCCGCCTGGACCGCGCACCGCGGCTACCACGTCTACGCGATGCCGACACTCGAGCGGAAGACCCGCATCATGATGGACTGGTTCGCGGCCGTCGTCTTCGGCCGCGACCTCGCCTCCTTCGGATCGGTCGCCGAGCCCGGCGCCGCCTTCGCCAAGGCCGCCAGCAACGACGCCCGCCTCGCCGAGCGCCACCGCGCCGCGCAGCAGGGCTGA
- a CDS encoding glycine cleavage system aminomethyltransferase GcvT, producing the protein MTTADTITAVENAPRRTALHVVHEALGASFTDFGGWDMPLRYASDLAEHHAVRRSAGIFDLSHMGEVKVTGPGAAAALDHALVGTISKVGLGRARYTMIVAEDGGILDDLIVYRVGDEEYLVVPNAGNRERVAAALAERCAGFECEVEEISLRTSLIAVQGPRAEEILRGVVESGAAIPAALRPVEGGDADGDCGPDVLCGDGILARLRYYAAVRATAAGHSILLARTGYTGEDGFELFCGSEDAEDLWRVITEHAATLPPTPGEEGAGPDAAELPALTPCGLAARDSLRLEAGMPLYGHELTEGITPFDASLGAVVKLDKPEFVGREALAARAEREGEPGTRVLVALTGEGRRAARAGSTILVEDGEAGTRELGAVTSGLLSPTLGHPVALALLAPYSGDEPTWPVGTVLAADVRGKRLPMTVVATPFYKRAR; encoded by the coding sequence ATGACCACCGCCGACACGATCACCGCCGTTGAGAACGCACCGCGCCGCACCGCCCTCCACGTCGTCCACGAGGCCCTCGGCGCCTCCTTCACGGACTTCGGCGGCTGGGACATGCCGCTGCGCTACGCTTCCGACCTCGCCGAGCACCACGCCGTGCGCCGCTCCGCCGGCATCTTCGACCTCTCCCACATGGGCGAGGTCAAGGTGACCGGCCCGGGCGCCGCCGCCGCGCTCGACCACGCGCTCGTCGGCACGATCTCCAAGGTCGGCCTCGGACGGGCCCGCTACACCATGATCGTCGCCGAGGACGGCGGGATCCTCGACGACCTCATCGTCTACCGCGTCGGCGACGAGGAGTACCTCGTCGTCCCCAACGCCGGCAACCGCGAGCGCGTCGCCGCCGCCCTCGCCGAGCGCTGCGCCGGCTTCGAGTGCGAGGTCGAGGAGATCTCCCTGCGCACGAGCCTCATCGCCGTCCAGGGGCCGCGCGCCGAGGAGATCCTGCGCGGCGTCGTCGAGTCCGGCGCCGCCATCCCGGCCGCCCTGCGGCCCGTCGAGGGCGGGGACGCCGACGGCGACTGCGGCCCCGACGTCCTGTGCGGGGACGGGATCCTGGCGCGCCTGCGCTACTACGCCGCGGTGCGCGCCACGGCCGCCGGCCACTCGATCCTCCTGGCCCGCACCGGGTACACCGGTGAGGACGGCTTCGAGCTCTTCTGCGGCTCCGAGGACGCCGAGGACCTCTGGCGCGTCATCACCGAGCACGCCGCCACCCTCCCGCCCACCCCGGGCGAGGAGGGCGCCGGCCCCGACGCCGCCGAGCTGCCGGCGCTCACGCCCTGCGGACTGGCCGCCCGAGACTCCCTGCGCCTCGAGGCCGGGATGCCGCTCTACGGCCACGAGCTCACCGAGGGCATCACGCCCTTCGACGCCTCGCTCGGCGCCGTCGTCAAGCTCGACAAGCCCGAGTTCGTCGGCCGCGAGGCCCTGGCCGCCCGCGCCGAGCGCGAGGGCGAGCCGGGCACGCGCGTCCTCGTGGCCCTGACCGGCGAGGGCCGCCGCGCCGCCCGCGCGGGCTCCACGATCCTCGTCGAGGACGGCGAGGCCGGGACCCGCGAGCTCGGCGCCGTCACCTCGGGCCTGCTCTCCCCCACGCTCGGCCACCCGGTCGCCCTGGCTCTCCTCGCCCCGTACTCGGGCGACGAGCCGACCTGGCCGGTCGGCACGGTCCTCGCCGCGGACGTGCGCGGGAAGCGCCTGCCGATGACCGTCGTCGCCACCCCGTTCTACAAGCGGGCGCGCTGA
- a CDS encoding formate--tetrahydrofolate ligase, with translation MSELNGESALPTTPSHVSAEPPASEEAPSRPPSPEQDEHVDLAALAARAGIAAEHVIPYGRDVAKIDLTALDGPPPTGEPAHYVVITAMTPTSFGEGKSTVAIGLAQGLAVRGERPLLTLRQSAMGPTFGIKGGAGGSGRARILPAERMNLHLTGDFHAITAAHNLLAAVLDNHLHHGNALRIDERTITWPRVLDVNDRALRHVIIGLGGATDGVTRQSTFDITPASEVMVIMSLATSLADLRARLGRIVVARDLDGRWVTAEDLRAAGAMAAVLRDALEPNLLRTGEGAPALIHTGPFGNIATGCSSVIADLVAARGLAGGTGGTADPDTPRSDADGRATGPGYVLTEAGFGADMGLERFFDLKCGVSGMRPEAAVLVVTVRALKAHSGRYRVVSGKDLPAGMLEENLDDVRAGAGNMLRHLEIVRGFGLEPVVAVNVFPTDHDSEVAEVERIARAAGAKVAAVRPVTDGGPGCTGLADAVVAACTGVRRGSGSPSAVGRPLYEPEDDLRTKIGKVAAMYGADGVDYAPAAARFLDRLEADGYGGLAVVVAKTPLSLSADPALKGVPTGWRLPVREVRLAAGAGYVYAVCGSISTMPGLPSRPAAERIDVDVDTGEILNLR, from the coding sequence ATGAGTGAGCTCAACGGAGAGTCGGCCCTTCCCACCACGCCGTCGCACGTCTCAGCGGAGCCGCCCGCCTCCGAGGAGGCGCCGAGTCGGCCCCCGTCGCCCGAGCAGGACGAGCACGTCGACCTCGCAGCCCTCGCCGCACGCGCCGGCATCGCCGCCGAGCACGTCATCCCCTACGGCCGCGACGTCGCCAAGATCGACCTCACCGCCCTCGACGGGCCGCCTCCCACCGGGGAGCCCGCCCACTACGTCGTCATCACCGCGATGACCCCCACCTCCTTCGGCGAGGGCAAGTCCACCGTCGCCATCGGCCTCGCCCAGGGCCTCGCCGTGCGCGGCGAACGCCCCCTGCTCACCCTGCGCCAGTCCGCCATGGGCCCCACCTTCGGCATCAAGGGCGGCGCCGGCGGCTCCGGTCGCGCCCGGATCCTGCCCGCGGAGCGCATGAACCTCCACCTCACCGGCGACTTCCACGCGATCACCGCCGCCCACAACCTCCTCGCCGCCGTCCTCGACAACCACCTCCACCACGGCAACGCCCTGCGCATCGACGAGCGCACCATCACCTGGCCCCGCGTGCTCGACGTCAACGACCGCGCTCTGCGGCACGTCATCATCGGGCTGGGCGGCGCCACCGACGGCGTCACCCGGCAGTCCACCTTCGACATCACCCCGGCCAGCGAGGTCATGGTCATCATGTCGCTCGCCACCTCCCTCGCCGACCTCCGCGCCCGCCTCGGGCGCATCGTCGTCGCCCGCGACCTCGACGGCCGGTGGGTCACCGCCGAGGACCTCCGGGCCGCCGGTGCCATGGCGGCCGTCCTTCGGGACGCCCTCGAGCCCAACCTCCTGCGCACCGGGGAGGGTGCCCCGGCCCTCATCCACACGGGCCCCTTCGGCAACATCGCCACCGGCTGCTCCTCCGTCATCGCCGACCTCGTCGCCGCCCGGGGGCTCGCCGGCGGCACCGGCGGCACCGCCGATCCCGACACGCCCCGCTCCGACGCCGACGGGCGCGCGACCGGGCCCGGCTACGTCCTCACCGAGGCGGGCTTCGGCGCCGACATGGGACTCGAGCGCTTCTTCGACCTCAAGTGCGGCGTCTCCGGCATGCGCCCCGAGGCGGCCGTCCTCGTCGTCACCGTCCGCGCCCTCAAGGCCCACTCCGGCCGCTACCGCGTCGTCTCCGGCAAGGACCTGCCCGCCGGGATGCTCGAGGAGAACCTCGACGACGTCCGCGCCGGCGCCGGCAACATGCTCCGGCACCTCGAGATCGTGCGCGGCTTCGGCCTCGAGCCCGTCGTCGCCGTTAACGTCTTCCCCACGGACCACGATTCCGAGGTCGCCGAGGTCGAGCGCATCGCCCGCGCGGCCGGTGCCAAGGTCGCCGCCGTCCGCCCCGTCACCGACGGTGGCCCCGGCTGCACCGGGCTCGCCGACGCCGTCGTCGCCGCCTGCACCGGGGTGCGGCGGGGCAGCGGCTCCCCGTCGGCGGTGGGGCGCCCCCTCTACGAGCCCGAGGACGACCTGCGCACCAAGATCGGGAAGGTGGCCGCGATGTACGGCGCCGACGGCGTCGACTACGCGCCCGCCGCCGCCCGCTTCCTCGACCGGCTCGAGGCCGACGGCTACGGCGGCCTCGCCGTCGTGGTGGCCAAGACGCCGCTGTCGCTGTCCGCCGACCCCGCCCTCAAGGGCGTGCCCACCGGCTGGCGGCTGCCCGTGAGGGAGGTGCGCCTGGCCGCCGGAGCCGGGTACGTCTACGCGGTCTGCGGGTCCATCTCGACGATGCCCGGCCTGCCGAGCCGCCCGGCCGCCGAGCGCATCGACGTCGACGTCGACACCGGCGAGATCCTCAACCTGCGCTGA
- the gcvH gene encoding glycine cleavage system protein GcvH gives MAQPIRPDLRYSVDHEWLSAEQPPRVGITAVASDALGEIVFVDLPEVGAEVEAGEPCGELESTKSVSDLVSPVTGTVVEVNEAVVDEPGTINADPYGAGWLFTVQVASEGELLSPEDYAAKFDAEIVAG, from the coding sequence ATGGCACAGCCCATCCGCCCCGACCTGCGCTACTCCGTCGACCACGAGTGGCTCTCCGCCGAGCAGCCGCCGCGCGTCGGCATCACCGCCGTCGCCTCCGACGCGCTCGGCGAGATCGTCTTCGTCGACCTGCCCGAGGTGGGCGCCGAGGTCGAGGCGGGCGAGCCCTGCGGCGAGCTCGAGTCCACGAAGTCCGTCTCCGACCTCGTCTCCCCGGTGACGGGCACCGTCGTCGAGGTCAACGAGGCCGTCGTGGACGAGCCCGGCACGATCAACGCCGACCCGTACGGCGCCGGCTGGCTCTTCACCGTCCAGGTCGCCTCCGAGGGCGAGCTCCTCTCCCCCGAAGACTACGCCGCGAAGTTCGACGCGGAGATCGTCGCGGGCTGA
- the gcvP gene encoding aminomethyl-transferring glycine dehydrogenase yields the protein MAHPATPHAPFASRHVGAHQALHDASGAGAGTRSASPILGVLGVGSLEELADAVVPAGLPRLDPAAHETPEERRAPTGGLSEAQAIETLRRLAALNDPHTEMIGRGYHPTVTPAVIVRDVLSDPAWTTAYTPYQAEISQGRLEAQLLFQTVVSDLTGLPVACTSLLDEATAVAEAVLLIHRGVRRPEGRAIVLDEGLHPQCLQVAEARCESLGLPTVRASAQAVAAGTALPEGSAPVLGAVLAHTTTRGAVQDLAAAVAAVHEAGGLVAVDADPLALTLLTEPGAIGADIAVGSAQRLGVPLFFGGPHPGFMTVTTTLQRQIPGRIVGVSHDAEGHEAYRLALQTREQHIRREKATSNICTAQALLAVVAAFTCVHHGPEGLTAIAEHVHRQAARIAVGAKDAGLALEHESFFDTLSVVVPGGAEAAVARAAERGLNLRLLDADHVGLSTNETTTGTDVTTVIEALAGLRPGELEWEPTDEQAENLPLPAGLARTSGFLTHPSFHAYRSEPALVRYIRRLGDRDLALDRTMIPLGSCTLKLNAAAQSAVWLEPALAGIHPYAPAEQTIGWRLILTQLSERLAALAGYDRVTLQPASGAQGELTGLLAIKHYLHENGQGRRDVCLVPASAHGTNAASAAGAGLAVKVVATAEDGSIDVEDLKATLAELGDRVAAIMLTYPSTHGVFEPQVTEVTRLVHEAGGQVYIDGANLNALTGLLRPGDLGGDCSHLNLHKTFAVPHGGGGPGVGPVAVKEHLAPYLPAGPEGSALPDEDDPDAGFGGAPVMGTRFGSAGVMPLSWTYLALLDDADLREVSLSAIANANYVSRELAEAFPTLYTGPGGFVAHECILDLRELTAATGVTAEDVAKRLIDYGFHAPTLSFPVPGTLMVEPTESEPLEELDRFIAAMRAIRAEIDEVADGLDLEQSVLRRAPHTLAQVAGDEWDRVYPRSKAAFPLPGMDRDKYFAPVGRIDNAWGDRNLMCTCPAPNAFEDAEATTTTSAKES from the coding sequence ATGGCACACCCCGCCACCCCGCACGCCCCGTTCGCCAGCCGCCACGTCGGAGCCCACCAGGCCCTCCACGACGCGTCCGGCGCCGGTGCCGGCACCCGCTCAGCCTCGCCGATCCTCGGTGTCCTCGGCGTCGGCTCCCTCGAGGAGCTCGCCGACGCCGTCGTCCCGGCCGGCCTGCCCCGTCTGGATCCCGCCGCGCACGAGACGCCCGAGGAGCGCCGGGCCCCCACCGGCGGGCTCTCCGAGGCGCAGGCCATCGAGACCCTGCGCCGCCTCGCCGCACTCAACGACCCCCACACCGAGATGATCGGCCGCGGCTACCACCCGACCGTCACCCCGGCCGTCATCGTCCGCGACGTCCTGTCCGACCCCGCCTGGACCACCGCCTACACCCCCTACCAGGCCGAGATCAGCCAGGGCCGCCTCGAGGCGCAGCTCCTCTTCCAGACGGTCGTCTCCGACCTCACCGGCCTGCCGGTGGCCTGCACCTCGCTGCTCGACGAGGCCACCGCCGTCGCCGAGGCCGTCCTCCTCATCCACCGCGGCGTGCGCAGGCCCGAGGGCCGCGCCATCGTCCTCGACGAGGGCCTCCACCCCCAGTGCCTCCAGGTCGCCGAGGCGCGCTGCGAGAGCCTCGGCCTGCCGACCGTCCGCGCGAGCGCCCAGGCCGTCGCCGCCGGCACCGCCCTGCCCGAGGGCTCCGCCCCGGTCCTGGGCGCCGTCCTCGCCCACACCACCACGCGCGGCGCCGTCCAGGACCTCGCCGCCGCCGTCGCCGCCGTCCACGAGGCCGGCGGACTCGTCGCCGTCGACGCCGACCCGCTCGCCCTCACGCTCCTCACCGAGCCGGGCGCGATCGGCGCGGACATCGCCGTCGGCTCCGCCCAGCGCCTCGGCGTCCCTCTGTTCTTCGGCGGCCCGCACCCCGGCTTCATGACCGTCACCACGACGCTCCAGCGCCAGATCCCCGGTCGCATCGTCGGCGTCTCCCACGACGCCGAGGGCCACGAGGCCTACCGCCTCGCCCTCCAGACCCGCGAGCAGCACATCCGCCGCGAGAAGGCCACCTCCAACATCTGCACCGCGCAGGCGCTCCTCGCCGTCGTCGCCGCCTTCACGTGCGTCCACCACGGCCCCGAGGGCCTCACCGCCATCGCCGAGCACGTCCACCGCCAGGCCGCGAGGATCGCCGTCGGCGCGAAGGACGCCGGGCTCGCCCTCGAGCACGAGTCCTTCTTCGACACCCTCAGCGTCGTCGTCCCCGGCGGGGCCGAGGCCGCCGTCGCCCGCGCCGCCGAGCGCGGGCTCAACCTGCGTCTCCTCGACGCCGACCACGTCGGCCTGTCCACGAACGAGACGACGACGGGCACCGACGTCACCACCGTCATCGAGGCCCTGGCCGGCCTGCGCCCCGGCGAGCTCGAGTGGGAGCCCACCGACGAGCAGGCCGAGAACCTCCCCCTCCCGGCCGGACTGGCCCGCACGAGCGGGTTCCTCACCCACCCGTCCTTCCACGCCTACCGCTCCGAGCCCGCCCTCGTGCGCTACATCCGGCGCCTCGGGGACCGCGACCTCGCCCTGGACCGCACGATGATCCCGCTGGGCTCGTGCACCCTCAAGCTCAACGCGGCGGCCCAGTCCGCCGTCTGGCTCGAGCCGGCGCTCGCCGGGATCCACCCCTACGCCCCCGCCGAGCAGACCATCGGCTGGCGGCTCATCCTCACCCAGCTCTCCGAGCGCCTCGCCGCCCTCGCCGGCTACGACCGCGTCACCCTGCAGCCGGCCTCCGGCGCCCAGGGCGAGCTCACCGGCCTGCTCGCCATCAAGCACTACCTGCACGAGAACGGCCAGGGCCGGCGCGACGTCTGCCTCGTGCCCGCGAGCGCGCACGGCACCAACGCCGCCTCCGCCGCCGGCGCGGGCCTCGCCGTCAAGGTCGTCGCCACCGCCGAGGACGGCTCCATCGACGTCGAGGACCTCAAGGCCACGCTGGCCGAGCTCGGGGACCGCGTCGCCGCCATCATGCTCACCTACCCCTCGACCCACGGCGTCTTCGAGCCGCAGGTCACCGAGGTGACGCGCCTCGTCCACGAGGCCGGCGGCCAGGTCTACATCGACGGCGCCAACCTCAACGCGCTGACCGGGCTGCTGCGCCCGGGCGACCTCGGTGGCGACTGCTCCCACCTCAACCTGCACAAGACCTTCGCCGTCCCGCACGGCGGCGGCGGCCCGGGCGTCGGCCCGGTCGCAGTCAAGGAGCACCTGGCCCCCTACCTGCCCGCCGGCCCCGAGGGCTCGGCCCTCCCCGACGAGGACGACCCCGACGCCGGCTTCGGCGGCGCCCCCGTCATGGGCACCCGCTTCGGGTCGGCCGGCGTCATGCCCCTGTCCTGGACCTACCTGGCCCTGCTCGACGACGCCGACCTGCGCGAGGTCTCCCTGTCCGCGATCGCCAACGCGAACTACGTCTCGCGCGAGCTGGCGGAGGCCTTCCCGACCCTCTACACGGGTCCGGGCGGCTTCGTCGCCCACGAGTGCATCCTCGACCTGCGCGAGCTCACCGCCGCCACCGGGGTGACCGCCGAGGACGTCGCCAAGAGGCTCATCGACTACGGCTTCCACGCCCCGACGCTCTCCTTCCCGGTGCCCGGCACCCTCATGGTGGAGCCCACCGAGTCCGAGCCCCTCGAGGAGCTCGACCGCTTCATCGCCGCCATGCGCGCCATCCGCGCCGAGATCGACGAGGTCGCGGACGGCCTCGACCTCGAGCAGTCCGTGCTGCGCCGCGCCCCGCACACGCTCGCGCAGGTCGCCGGCGACGAGTGGGACCGCGTCTACCCGCGCTCCAAGGCGGCCTTCCCGTTGCCGGGGATGGATCGCGACAAGTACTTCGCCCCGGTCGGCCGCATCGACAACGCCTGGGGCGACCGCAACCTCATGTGCACCTGCCCCGCCCCGAACGCCTTCGAGGACGCCGAGGCAACGACCACCACCAGCGCGAAGGAGAGCTGA
- a CDS encoding alpha-galactosidase, translated as MPLAHLRAAGTSLVLDLLEDRLPVVRHWGADLGDLSAEALADVATASRTALDGNAQWMANDLPVLPLASLGWSARPAVAVAREDGSGTSPHLGAVTHEVTAEEGPAGTVQIVRSSGTDEADAITLSTEIRLEPGGLVRVRAAVTDERPSTDAATPFGGHGDLLVTELTPYLPVPDAADELLDMAGHHIYERHLVRSAFVSGTHLRESWEGRPGHDAATWLAAGRTGFGFRTGTVHAVHPAWSGNTRFAALNPMQGRRLLGAGEALLPGEIVLGPGETYETPWVAFSWGEGLDAVSHRSHDYLRSLPAHPTTPRPVILNTWEAVYFDHDLDKLKALAHRAARVGIERFVLDDGWFGSRRDDTSGLGDWQVSEEMWPQGLEPIASYVRDLGMEFGLWFEPESINVDSELARRHPEWILSDGGEGTPEHRQQRILDLNAPGALDYLLGEISDLVERVGIDYIKWDHNSPAVGVSHMVEPRSVRHGRSGASAVHEQTLALYELMDALRERHPGLEIESCAGGGGRIDMGVLEHSQRVWTSDSIDAHDRQDIQRGTVLLIPPEVMGTHVGTARAHTTLRDLDVTFRAGTALWGHMGVEWDLTSADDATLDLLTSIIALHKEHRDLLHSGRTVHADTAVDDALRVEGVVATDGSEALYELAAIGQTVAWPASPQPLPGLDPERSYRVELATPAYPELNRPAGWMAEGVTLPGAYLTTVGIGLPGLHPDHLVLVRATAV; from the coding sequence ATGCCCCTCGCCCACCTGCGTGCCGCCGGCACCTCCCTCGTCCTCGACCTCCTCGAGGACCGCCTCCCCGTCGTGCGCCACTGGGGCGCCGACCTCGGGGACCTCAGCGCCGAGGCCCTCGCCGACGTCGCCACCGCCTCCCGCACCGCCCTGGACGGCAACGCCCAGTGGATGGCCAACGACCTGCCCGTCCTCCCCCTCGCCTCCCTCGGCTGGTCCGCCCGCCCCGCCGTCGCCGTCGCCCGCGAGGACGGGTCCGGCACCTCCCCGCACCTCGGCGCCGTCACCCACGAGGTCACCGCCGAGGAGGGCCCGGCCGGCACCGTCCAGATCGTCCGCTCCTCCGGCACCGACGAGGCCGACGCCATCACCCTGTCCACCGAGATCCGCCTCGAGCCTGGCGGCCTCGTCCGCGTGCGCGCCGCCGTCACCGACGAGCGCCCCAGCACCGACGCCGCCACCCCCTTCGGCGGGCACGGCGACCTCCTCGTCACCGAGCTCACCCCCTACCTGCCGGTCCCCGACGCCGCCGACGAGCTCCTCGACATGGCCGGGCACCACATCTACGAGCGCCACCTCGTGCGCTCCGCCTTCGTCTCCGGCACGCACCTGCGCGAGTCCTGGGAGGGCCGCCCCGGGCACGACGCCGCCACCTGGCTCGCCGCCGGCCGCACCGGCTTCGGCTTCCGCACCGGCACCGTCCACGCCGTCCACCCCGCCTGGAGCGGCAACACCCGCTTCGCCGCCCTCAACCCCATGCAGGGCCGCCGCCTCCTCGGCGCCGGCGAGGCGCTCCTGCCCGGCGAGATCGTCCTCGGCCCCGGCGAGACCTACGAGACCCCCTGGGTCGCCTTCTCCTGGGGCGAGGGCCTCGACGCCGTCTCCCACCGCTCCCACGACTACCTGCGCAGCCTCCCCGCGCACCCGACCACCCCGCGGCCCGTCATCCTCAACACCTGGGAGGCCGTGTACTTCGACCACGACCTCGACAAGCTCAAGGCCCTCGCCCACCGCGCCGCCAGGGTCGGCATCGAGCGCTTCGTCCTCGACGACGGCTGGTTCGGCTCCCGCCGCGACGACACCTCGGGCCTGGGTGACTGGCAGGTCTCGGAGGAGATGTGGCCCCAGGGCCTGGAGCCCATCGCCTCCTACGTGCGCGACCTCGGCATGGAGTTCGGCCTCTGGTTCGAGCCCGAGTCCATCAACGTCGACTCCGAGCTCGCCCGCCGCCATCCCGAGTGGATCCTCTCCGACGGCGGCGAGGGCACCCCCGAGCACCGCCAGCAGCGCATCCTCGACCTCAACGCCCCCGGCGCCCTCGACTACCTCCTGGGCGAGATCTCCGACCTCGTCGAGCGGGTCGGCATCGACTACATCAAGTGGGACCACAACTCCCCCGCCGTCGGCGTCTCCCACATGGTCGAGCCGCGCTCGGTGCGCCACGGCCGCAGCGGCGCCTCCGCCGTCCACGAGCAGACCCTCGCCCTCTACGAGCTCATGGACGCCCTGCGCGAGCGCCACCCCGGCCTCGAGATCGAGTCCTGCGCGGGCGGCGGCGGCCGCATCGACATGGGCGTCCTCGAGCACAGCCAGCGCGTGTGGACCTCGGACTCCATCGACGCCCACGACCGCCAGGACATCCAGCGCGGCACCGTCCTCCTCATCCCGCCGGAGGTCATGGGCACCCACGTCGGCACCGCCCGCGCCCACACGACCCTGCGCGACCTCGACGTCACCTTCCGCGCCGGCACCGCCCTGTGGGGCCACATGGGCGTCGAGTGGGACCTCACGAGCGCCGACGACGCCACGCTCGACCTGCTCACCTCGATCATCGCCCTGCACAAGGAGCACCGCGACCTCCTGCACTCCGGGCGCACCGTCCACGCGGACACCGCCGTCGACGACGCGCTGCGCGTCGAGGGCGTCGTCGCCACCGACGGCTCGGAGGCGCTCTACGAGCTCGCGGCCATCGGCCAGACGGTCGCCTGGCCGGCCTCGCCGCAGCCCCTGCCCGGCCTCGACCCCGAGCGCAGCTACCGCGTCGAGCTCGCAACCCCGGCCTACCCGGAGCTGAACAGGCCCGCCGGATGGATGGCCGAGGGCGTCACGCTGCCGGGCGCCTACCTCACGACGGTCGGCATCGGCCTGCCCGGTCTGCACCCGGACCACCTCGTCCTCGTCCGCGCGACCGCGGTCTGA